A part of Prosthecobacter sp. SYSU 5D2 genomic DNA contains:
- a CDS encoding DUF5615 family PIN-like protein: MKFLIDAHLPPSLKMVFQKAGQDAIHTLDLPNQNASRDSLLNQVSMAEHRVVVTKYTDFYHSHLLQGRPWKLVLLRTGNMGLKETRQMFEAHLPAILDALNEFTLVELDRQKVSAVA; encoded by the coding sequence ATGAAATTTCTGATTGATGCACACCTGCCTCCGAGTCTAAAAATGGTGTTCCAAAAAGCCGGGCAAGACGCTATTCATACCCTGGATCTGCCAAATCAAAACGCCTCAAGAGACAGTCTGTTAAACCAGGTTTCTATGGCTGAGCATCGGGTCGTGGTTACCAAATACACCGACTTTTATCATTCGCACCTTTTGCAGGGACGGCCGTGGAAGCTGGTGCTGTTGAGGACGGGAAACATGGGGCTAAAAGAGACGCGGCAGATGTTTGAGGCGCATTTGCCAGCCATCCTTGATGCGCTCAATGAGTTTACCCTTGTTGAACTCGACAGGCAGAAGGTATCTGCGGTTGCTTAA
- a CDS encoding TIGR02597 family protein, with protein sequence MMKRIYCLAASCLLAATAIAQTTVTTPVMGFLTLNLTPGTNFMGFALLPSMEMQGLVNIDAGRTSIFLQGAPNVALINDQFNTGSLPSHTIEISGSDGDAGVGFTSVITDTFALDNEIVLADAIPEGVADGATVKIWKLWTLADVFGADNSAGLTDAAAPAQADLIQIPNGVGFDQYFYSNGEGEYTAGWRLVGDFTTDQGVVPLEFAGGIAITARSAKSVVIVGQVKPGNTRVNLQTGNNFVANLCPVNAVDSEVGLTLETSGLQEGLTHGLTSVQADRVLLWDAQAGGYIQYYYSAPGGIAGTGWRRIGAGMADQKDVPLPDGAYIIHRVGGPVSIQLNQGAF encoded by the coding sequence ATGATGAAACGCATTTATTGTCTGGCTGCATCCTGCTTGCTGGCTGCAACCGCCATCGCCCAGACAACGGTAACCACTCCTGTGATGGGATTCCTCACTCTCAACCTCACCCCAGGCACCAATTTCATGGGTTTCGCCCTGCTGCCTTCCATGGAGATGCAAGGCCTTGTCAATATTGATGCGGGCCGCACCAGCATTTTCCTGCAAGGCGCGCCGAACGTCGCCTTGATCAACGACCAGTTTAACACCGGCAGTCTGCCATCCCACACCATTGAGATCTCCGGCAGTGACGGAGATGCCGGGGTCGGTTTTACCAGCGTCATTACAGACACCTTCGCTCTGGACAACGAAATCGTCCTGGCAGACGCCATCCCGGAAGGCGTGGCCGATGGTGCCACTGTCAAAATCTGGAAGCTTTGGACCCTGGCCGATGTCTTTGGGGCTGACAATTCTGCAGGACTGACAGACGCCGCTGCACCTGCTCAGGCTGATCTGATCCAGATTCCTAACGGGGTTGGATTTGACCAGTATTTCTATTCCAACGGTGAGGGAGAATACACCGCCGGCTGGCGCCTTGTCGGAGATTTCACCACGGATCAGGGCGTGGTTCCCTTGGAGTTTGCAGGCGGCATCGCCATCACAGCCCGTTCTGCCAAATCGGTTGTCATCGTTGGTCAGGTCAAACCAGGCAATACCCGTGTCAACCTTCAGACGGGTAACAACTTTGTCGCCAACCTCTGCCCGGTGAATGCTGTTGACTCTGAAGTCGGGCTTACTCTGGAAACATCCGGTCTTCAAGAAGGCCTTACCCATGGCCTCACTTCTGTCCAGGCTGACCGTGTGCTGCTCTGGGATGCTCAGGCTGGCGGCTACATCCAATATTATTATTCCGCTCCCGGCGGCATCGCAGGCACGGGCTGGCGGCGCATCGGAGCTGGCATGGCAGATCAGAAAGATGTGCCACTTCCTGACGGAGCCTACATCATTCATCGTGTGGGCGGGCCTGTCAGCATTCAGCTCAATCAGGGCGCATTTTGA
- a CDS encoding DUF433 domain-containing protein, translated as MTSTEPGSLLHRIVIDPEICHGKPTIRGLRYPVESVLEYLAGGDSFEEVLAEFSDLEREDLLACLQFATQSLKMRSWQLVTA; from the coding sequence ATGACTTCGACCGAACCAGGAAGCCTTTTGCATCGGATCGTGATTGATCCAGAAATTTGCCACGGAAAGCCCACCATCCGGGGGCTGCGGTATCCGGTGGAATCGGTTCTCGAATACCTGGCCGGCGGCGACAGTTTTGAAGAGGTCCTGGCGGAGTTTTCTGACCTGGAGCGTGAGGATCTGCTGGCTTGCCTCCAGTTTGCTACACAGTCACTGAAAATGCGAAGCTGGCAGCTCGTCACAGCATGA
- a CDS encoding MoxR family ATPase, producing the protein MSDTAAAAAFVSGFNKLKTALGRRIVGQEAVIEQVFIAIAAGGHSLLEGAPGLAKTLLVKSLADAMHLGFRRIQFTPDLMPADITGTEIIQEDSETGRRKLVFQKGPIFSQIILADEINRTPPKTQAALLEAMQEKSVTVGQETYILPKPFFVLATQNPIEQEGTYPLPEAQKDRFLFLIKVDYPSREEEREVIARTTGGVQEEIEAVITAEELQSAQALARKVPVPDHVTDFVLDLVRATRPNEPDALPYVKEMLSWGAGPRASQMLVLAGKVRALLHGRTHVTTDDIEALAMPALRHRLVPTFHAEAEGVTVDMIVKELIAKVKKAEGRVL; encoded by the coding sequence ATGTCCGATACTGCCGCCGCTGCCGCCTTTGTCTCAGGTTTCAACAAACTCAAAACCGCGCTGGGCCGGCGCATTGTGGGCCAGGAGGCGGTGATTGAACAAGTGTTCATCGCCATTGCAGCCGGGGGGCACAGCCTGCTGGAAGGCGCTCCCGGACTGGCGAAAACGCTGCTGGTGAAATCCCTGGCGGATGCAATGCACCTGGGCTTCCGGCGTATCCAGTTCACCCCGGACCTGATGCCGGCGGACATCACCGGGACGGAAATCATCCAGGAGGACTCGGAGACGGGACGGCGGAAGCTGGTTTTCCAAAAAGGGCCCATTTTTTCCCAGATCATCCTGGCGGACGAGATCAACCGTACACCGCCCAAAACACAGGCCGCCCTTCTGGAAGCCATGCAGGAGAAAAGTGTGACCGTGGGCCAGGAGACGTATATTTTGCCGAAGCCCTTCTTTGTGCTGGCCACCCAAAACCCCATCGAGCAGGAGGGAACCTACCCGCTGCCCGAGGCGCAAAAGGACCGGTTTTTGTTTCTGATCAAAGTGGACTATCCCTCAAGGGAAGAGGAGCGCGAGGTCATCGCCCGGACCACTGGCGGGGTGCAAGAGGAGATCGAAGCCGTGATCACGGCGGAAGAACTGCAATCCGCCCAGGCGCTGGCCAGGAAGGTGCCGGTGCCGGATCATGTGACGGACTTCGTTTTGGACCTGGTCCGGGCGACGCGCCCCAATGAACCCGATGCCCTGCCCTATGTGAAGGAGATGCTAAGCTGGGGGGCCGGCCCTCGCGCCAGCCAGATGCTTGTGCTGGCAGGCAAAGTTCGTGCACTGCTGCATGGCCGTACACATGTGACCACGGATGACATTGAAGCCCTGGCGATGCCGGCGCTCAGACACCGGCTGGTGCCCACATTCCACGCCGAGGCGGAAGGGGTGACGGTGGACATGATCGTGAAGGAGCTGATCGCGAAGGTCAAAAAAGCGGAGGGCAGGGTGTTGTGA
- a CDS encoding BatA domain-containing protein: MTFLNAILLAGGAAFLVPLMIHLLNRRRVQTVAWGAMHLLQEVIKQRKRRLNIEQWLLLAVRIAIPIVLALCLARPVLTALRSLGIGKTSLVMMLDDSFSMRAPAAGGSPAERARADVGQVLEAQPKGSDAQVVLAGGTARRLMDQSTSTLEVIPPQLAETANQAGPVKVNEALQTAAGALAQAPNGARELAILSDFQASDWQGAADGAALPALEALLKQEPKPQVTFYRLTSDLTENLSIASAELSALVLAEGQPVGLRVRIANHGKRAWQDVAVHLETDGARLRTSRVSLAPEGEAVISFTHAFDKVGDHSLAVRLEGDSFPDDNAFYSVVQVRNQLDVLLVDGDPATEPLGGATDFLELALTPYLSAEATTLKDLIRITKVDSRRLRDSDYKGKEIIVLADVDRLQGNRLTELDKFVKAGGGLIVFAGPHCDLDWYNREFYKKSEGLLPVGIKGLQRASAASPARVLQQRLTHPAVVYFNDARGGRLQDAEFQSWLEFDVPENADTQPLLQLDRGTPLFIEKARERGRVILSATTADAEWSNLPLQPFFVPLMQRLVTYLATQSAVTAWAEVGKPLRLALPKETAGQTYTLQGPTGQTQELKVKADGEQGLLESPAITAPGIYRLTQGNRTRLLAYNLDAAESNLAALPADQVKKLAERYDAAFVESFDAWQKLDRTRRHGSELWQPFLLGLLALLFFEVLLQQRIARG, from the coding sequence ATGACTTTCCTCAACGCTATCCTCCTCGCTGGCGGTGCTGCCTTTCTGGTGCCGCTGATGATCCATCTGCTAAACCGGCGGCGGGTGCAGACGGTGGCGTGGGGGGCGATGCATCTTTTGCAGGAAGTGATCAAGCAGCGGAAGCGGCGGCTGAACATTGAGCAGTGGCTGCTGCTGGCGGTGCGCATTGCGATTCCCATCGTGCTGGCGCTGTGCCTGGCGCGACCGGTCTTGACGGCACTGCGGTCGCTGGGGATCGGTAAGACGTCGCTGGTGATGATGCTGGATGATTCCTTTTCCATGCGGGCTCCGGCAGCGGGGGGATCGCCAGCGGAGCGGGCGCGGGCGGATGTGGGGCAGGTGCTGGAGGCGCAGCCCAAGGGATCTGATGCGCAGGTGGTGCTGGCGGGCGGAACGGCGCGGCGGCTGATGGACCAGTCCACCAGCACGCTGGAGGTCATCCCGCCGCAACTGGCGGAGACGGCCAACCAGGCGGGACCGGTGAAGGTAAATGAGGCGCTGCAAACGGCGGCCGGTGCGCTGGCCCAGGCTCCGAACGGTGCGCGGGAACTGGCGATCCTCTCCGACTTCCAGGCGAGTGACTGGCAGGGCGCGGCGGACGGTGCGGCATTGCCGGCACTGGAGGCGCTGCTGAAGCAGGAGCCGAAACCGCAGGTGACCTTTTACCGCCTAACCAGTGATCTGACCGAAAATCTGAGCATCGCCAGTGCGGAGCTGTCCGCCCTGGTGCTGGCAGAGGGACAGCCGGTGGGGCTGCGAGTGCGGATAGCCAACCATGGTAAACGCGCCTGGCAAGATGTGGCCGTGCATCTGGAAACAGACGGAGCGCGGCTGCGCACTTCCCGCGTTTCTTTGGCACCGGAAGGGGAGGCGGTGATCAGCTTCACGCATGCCTTTGACAAAGTGGGGGACCATTCCCTGGCGGTGCGGCTGGAAGGGGACAGCTTCCCGGATGACAATGCTTTTTACTCGGTGGTGCAGGTGCGCAACCAGCTGGATGTGCTGCTGGTGGACGGGGATCCGGCCACGGAGCCACTGGGCGGGGCGACGGATTTTCTGGAGCTGGCGCTGACGCCGTATCTGTCCGCCGAGGCAACTACATTGAAAGACCTGATCCGCATCACCAAGGTGGACTCGCGGCGACTGCGGGACAGTGATTATAAGGGCAAGGAGATCATTGTGTTGGCGGATGTGGACCGTCTGCAAGGCAACCGGTTGACGGAGCTGGACAAGTTTGTGAAGGCTGGCGGCGGGCTGATCGTCTTTGCCGGTCCGCATTGCGACCTGGACTGGTATAACCGGGAGTTTTACAAAAAGAGCGAGGGCCTACTGCCAGTGGGCATCAAAGGTTTGCAACGCGCCAGTGCGGCCTCGCCTGCACGGGTGCTGCAACAGCGGCTGACTCACCCGGCAGTCGTTTATTTTAATGATGCACGCGGGGGACGGCTGCAGGATGCGGAGTTCCAAAGCTGGCTGGAATTTGACGTGCCGGAAAATGCGGACACCCAGCCCCTCCTGCAGCTGGACCGGGGCACGCCTTTGTTCATCGAGAAGGCACGCGAGCGTGGCCGGGTGATCCTCTCGGCGACGACCGCAGATGCCGAGTGGAGCAATCTGCCATTGCAGCCATTCTTTGTGCCGCTGATGCAAAGGCTGGTGACGTATCTCGCCACGCAGAGCGCTGTCACGGCCTGGGCCGAAGTGGGAAAACCGCTGCGGCTGGCGCTGCCCAAGGAGACGGCTGGGCAGACATACACGCTGCAAGGTCCAACCGGGCAGACGCAGGAGCTAAAGGTAAAAGCGGATGGCGAACAGGGCCTGCTGGAATCTCCCGCCATCACCGCGCCGGGCATCTACCGGCTGACACAGGGCAACCGCACCCGCCTGCTGGCCTACAACCTGGATGCAGCGGAATCCAATCTCGCCGCGCTGCCTGCGGACCAGGTGAAAAAGCTGGCTGAACGGTATGATGCCGCCTTTGTGGAATCGTTTGATGCCTGGCAGAAACTGGACCGCACGCGACGGCACGGAAGCGAACTTTGGCAGCCGTTTTTACTAGGGCTGCTGGCGCTGCTGTTCTTTGAGGTGCTGCTACAGCAGAGGATCGCGCGGGGGTGA
- a CDS encoding DUF58 domain-containing protein — translation MATLSSILEAEDITSLQSLQLFARTVVEGFTTGNHASPHKGFSVEFRQHRPYVQGDDIRRLDWKIFGRADRFYIREFDEETNLRATVVLDASGSMGYRGQKGVQKFDYARKLAAAMAYLLMSQQDAVGLITFDSKIREFIPNRTRITHLHHLLETMVKTEPGKDTALAPVLESLAQRLKRRGLVILISDFFDDAAAIMRAIGVLRKKGHEIIAMQLWDRDELEFPFGQWSRFENLENAEESLLLDPAAVRQRYMEVLKDFQGKLTEGFRKHQVDYLSLPTDEPHAAALRSYLALRMR, via the coding sequence ATGGCCACCCTCTCCTCCATCCTCGAAGCTGAAGACATCACCAGTCTGCAGAGCTTGCAGCTCTTTGCACGGACGGTGGTGGAGGGGTTTACGACGGGGAACCATGCGTCTCCGCACAAGGGCTTCAGCGTGGAGTTCCGCCAGCACCGACCGTATGTGCAGGGGGATGACATCCGCAGGCTGGACTGGAAGATTTTTGGGAGGGCGGACCGGTTTTACATCCGGGAGTTTGATGAGGAGACAAACCTGCGGGCCACGGTGGTGCTGGATGCCAGCGGGTCCATGGGCTACCGGGGACAGAAGGGGGTGCAAAAATTCGACTATGCGCGCAAGCTGGCTGCGGCGATGGCCTACCTGCTGATGTCGCAACAGGATGCGGTGGGGCTGATCACCTTTGACAGCAAGATCCGCGAGTTCATCCCCAACCGGACGCGCATCACGCACCTGCATCATTTGCTGGAAACGATGGTGAAAACGGAGCCTGGCAAGGACACGGCTCTGGCTCCGGTGCTGGAATCTTTGGCACAACGGCTGAAGCGACGGGGACTGGTCATCTTGATCAGTGACTTCTTCGACGATGCGGCGGCCATCATGCGGGCCATCGGCGTGCTGAGGAAGAAGGGGCATGAGATCATCGCCATGCAGCTCTGGGATCGCGATGAGCTGGAGTTCCCCTTTGGGCAGTGGTCGCGCTTTGAAAATCTGGAGAATGCGGAAGAGTCCCTGCTGCTGGATCCTGCAGCCGTGCGCCAGCGCTACATGGAGGTGCTGAAGGACTTTCAGGGAAAGCTCACGGAGGGTTTTCGCAAACATCAGGTGGACTACCTGAGCCTGCCGACGGATGAACCGCACGCGGCGGCGCTGAGGAGTTATCTGGCACTGAGGATGAGGTGA
- a CDS encoding helix-turn-helix domain-containing protein: protein MIKTIRPLHHPSPESITVTGILHALSDPVRMSIVAELRKCEAGLNCVETTSRLHFSMPKSTCSQHYRILRESGLIYSERRGVELTSRVRRKELDSRFPGLLDAILKAWRKEQEGGATVTPAFSQGR, encoded by the coding sequence ATGATTAAAACCATCAGACCGCTCCACCATCCTTCGCCCGAAAGCATCACCGTCACAGGCATCCTTCACGCCCTGTCTGATCCGGTGCGGATGAGCATTGTCGCCGAGCTGCGCAAGTGTGAGGCCGGGCTCAACTGTGTGGAGACCACCAGCCGGCTGCATTTTTCCATGCCTAAGTCCACCTGCTCCCAGCATTACCGCATCCTGCGTGAGTCCGGCCTCATTTACAGCGAGCGGCGGGGCGTGGAGCTGACCAGCAGAGTGAGACGCAAAGAACTCGACAGCCGCTTCCCCGGTCTCCTGGATGCAATCCTCAAAGCCTGGCGCAAAGAACAGGAGGGGGGAGCGACAGTCACTCCAGCATTCTCTCAGGGGCGCTGA
- a CDS encoding Ig-like domain-containing protein has product MKKIFLALALALSLVPLARSATLTVSNYNGLAAHGIASSESTLVAEGKGFIGRMTISDGEVETLLAAGNITALVEAFEVFGSAATPFPVTSFAQNGLFENQITFSTAPSAENDFAGSSIFIWLFVGANRLDATEILLAKLPAVFPADPEEGPPVNASVFLRPDATFFAGAVSAQTHDYGLGDGAVAKLEMEVQFFVPPNQPPVALAGTLTIDRGLSASGTVTGTDADDDTLTFFVVDEPTKGTVDIEEDGSYLYTSTAGQTGNDSFTFRAYDGKDYSAPATVAVTIVDNNPPVAIAGTLSLNRGQTSGGTVTGTDADLDALTFFVVDAPAKGTLDLEEDGTYEYTATAGLTGNDSFTFRAFDGLDSSTPATVTITISDLPPGSEAPVIAISTLDPGYVGSYYEFEVAVANAPQGNASTFTAKGLPSGLKMNKTTGVISGYPTKAFTDKEVTLFAKNSVGDSGNVVVTITIDEVPAAAVGTFLAAIERKPEIADGFGGRLNLTTTTKGAFTAKLLSGSTAYSAKGKLTISDVGDVTVVGIPELEFTRKGQPTLIAELTFDIADGSIESFQLTGTLKNPEDISTNVFGVRNTWTKTSKPTQYTGSYTYSLRLPDAPEFIGNPLIPQGDGFGALTVTDKGTATLVGRTADGKSFTVPTILGPRGDLPIFSPFAVKTSSLVGIPKIDIPEAPSATVLNSITGAVSWMKPPAETKSKDRAYRDGFEAFDLTLSGGMYLAPASGGVVAGLADNGTSDTQANAWLTFSGGGLLVDDIDTFPFTIMNKKDTGIKQTVIVPKSTPKTPDTNPNPNTVTFKLLSKPAGYFSGTFTLPNEVKSLTRKTPFQGTFVRHSDGSWERVGFFLLAELPEGSEKVTTSPQNSGLIELLAAPPVLSGALPDEEQ; this is encoded by the coding sequence ATGAAAAAAATCTTCCTCGCGCTGGCTTTGGCATTGTCTCTGGTGCCCCTGGCCCGCTCTGCCACCCTGACCGTCTCCAATTATAACGGCCTGGCTGCTCACGGCATCGCCAGCAGCGAAAGCACCCTGGTCGCTGAGGGCAAAGGATTTATCGGCCGCATGACCATCTCCGATGGAGAAGTGGAAACGCTCCTGGCCGCTGGCAATATCACCGCCCTGGTCGAGGCCTTTGAGGTTTTCGGTTCTGCGGCTACACCCTTTCCTGTCACCTCCTTTGCCCAGAATGGTTTATTTGAGAACCAGATCACCTTCAGCACCGCTCCATCCGCCGAAAATGATTTCGCCGGCAGCTCCATTTTCATCTGGCTGTTCGTCGGAGCCAACCGGCTGGATGCCACGGAGATTCTTCTGGCCAAACTGCCCGCCGTTTTCCCGGCAGATCCCGAAGAGGGGCCTCCTGTGAATGCCAGCGTCTTTCTTCGTCCCGATGCCACCTTCTTTGCAGGCGCTGTGAGCGCCCAGACGCACGACTACGGTCTCGGCGACGGGGCAGTCGCCAAACTGGAAATGGAAGTCCAGTTTTTTGTTCCGCCCAATCAGCCGCCTGTGGCCTTGGCCGGTACGCTCACCATTGACCGTGGCCTGTCCGCTTCCGGCACCGTTACAGGCACCGATGCCGATGACGATACACTTACCTTTTTCGTCGTGGATGAACCCACCAAGGGAACTGTGGATATCGAGGAAGATGGCAGCTACCTGTACACCTCCACTGCAGGCCAGACCGGCAATGACAGCTTCACTTTCCGGGCGTATGACGGCAAGGATTACTCTGCCCCGGCCACCGTTGCTGTGACCATCGTGGATAACAATCCGCCTGTTGCCATTGCTGGCACCCTCTCTCTCAATCGTGGCCAGACCTCCGGCGGCACCGTTACCGGCACCGATGCCGACCTGGATGCTCTGACCTTCTTCGTAGTGGATGCACCGGCCAAAGGTACTTTGGATCTTGAGGAAGACGGCACCTACGAGTACACAGCCACAGCTGGTCTGACCGGCAATGACAGTTTCACCTTCCGTGCCTTTGATGGACTGGACTCTTCCACACCTGCCACCGTCACCATCACCATCTCAGATCTGCCTCCAGGTTCGGAAGCCCCTGTCATTGCCATCAGTACGCTGGATCCCGGTTACGTCGGTTCTTATTATGAATTTGAAGTGGCGGTTGCCAATGCTCCCCAGGGCAATGCCTCTACCTTCACGGCCAAAGGACTTCCAAGCGGCCTGAAAATGAACAAAACCACCGGTGTCATCAGCGGTTACCCTACCAAGGCGTTCACTGACAAGGAAGTGACCCTCTTTGCCAAAAACAGCGTCGGCGACAGCGGCAATGTTGTTGTTACCATCACCATTGATGAAGTTCCTGCCGCCGCTGTCGGCACCTTCCTGGCCGCAATCGAGCGCAAACCAGAAATCGCTGACGGCTTCGGTGGCCGCCTCAATCTCACCACTACCACCAAAGGCGCTTTCACGGCCAAGCTCCTTTCCGGTTCCACAGCCTATTCCGCCAAAGGCAAGCTCACCATCTCTGACGTCGGTGACGTCACCGTCGTTGGCATCCCCGAGCTGGAATTCACCCGTAAAGGCCAGCCAACTCTCATCGCAGAACTTACTTTCGACATCGCTGACGGCTCTATCGAGAGCTTCCAGTTGACCGGCACCCTTAAAAATCCAGAAGACATAAGCACCAATGTGTTCGGCGTCCGCAACACCTGGACCAAGACCTCCAAGCCTACGCAATACACTGGAAGCTACACCTATAGCCTTCGCCTCCCTGATGCGCCTGAATTCATCGGTAATCCCCTTATCCCGCAGGGAGATGGATTCGGGGCCCTGACAGTTACCGACAAGGGCACCGCCACCTTGGTGGGCAGGACTGCCGATGGCAAGTCCTTCACCGTCCCCACTATCCTTGGTCCACGGGGGGATTTGCCGATCTTCAGTCCTTTTGCCGTCAAGACCAGCTCTCTGGTGGGCATTCCCAAGATTGACATTCCTGAAGCACCTTCAGCGACCGTCCTCAACAGCATTACGGGTGCTGTCAGCTGGATGAAGCCGCCTGCTGAGACCAAATCCAAAGACCGCGCTTATCGCGATGGGTTTGAAGCCTTTGACCTCACCCTCTCCGGGGGCATGTATCTGGCCCCTGCCTCTGGCGGCGTGGTCGCCGGTCTTGCCGACAACGGTACCTCGGACACCCAGGCCAATGCCTGGCTCACCTTCTCTGGCGGCGGGCTGCTGGTGGATGATATTGACACCTTCCCGTTTACCATCATGAACAAGAAGGACACGGGCATAAAACAGACCGTCATTGTTCCCAAGTCCACTCCGAAAACACCGGACACGAACCCGAATCCGAACACGGTCACCTTCAAGCTGCTGTCGAAACCCGCAGGTTACTTCTCCGGCACTTTCACCCTCCCCAACGAGGTCAAATCCCTCACACGCAAAACGCCGTTTCAAGGCACCTTTGTCCGCCACTCAGATGGCAGCTGGGAACGTGTCGGTTTCTTCCTCCTGGCTGAGCTTCCGGAAGGCAGTGAAAAAGTCACCACCTCCCCGCAGAACAGCGGCCTCATCGAGCTCCTCGCAGCGCCTCCTGTTTTATCCGGAGCTCTGCCTGACGAGGAGCAATGA